Within Macrobrachium nipponense isolate FS-2020 chromosome 20, ASM1510439v2, whole genome shotgun sequence, the genomic segment atatacacggctggtgaaaaagttctgttacaacaaaattccatctaataaaaggagccaataaaaacgccaaaataaagagagagaaaaaatactatatttcagacactgctgtctctctctttggcgtttttatgggctccttttattattatgattattattatatatatatatatatatatatatatatatatatatatgtgtgtgtgtgtgtgtgtgtgtgtgtgtgtgtaatttatgtatacacacacagacacacacacacacacatatatgtgtatatgatggTACACGAACTACGAAGAGCACCCCTTTATATTTCCGATATAGATATGACAGCAAAAATAATAGTCCAAAAAAATTTACTGAATGCTGAGGAAAACTATCTATGGTGACGTCACTCACAGATATAAATATCAATGAAAATCACCTCattataaagaaaactaaaagactGACAAGAGGCACCACAAAATAACCTGGAATTTCCTTTCTAATCAATGAAGGATTAGAAACATAATACCTTTGTTAACTCTATTATTCCGAACCAGCAGCATCCAACAACCTACATAAACGTGATAACGCGTCTGTATGCTCGCTTGCTATTAGCCACTAAACCTCGAATAGACCTCCTCAATTACTTGCCATGCAACCACTCACACACTACTAAACGAGAAACCGCCACCCGCTCTCGTTACCTGTGATGGCTACGTGATTACTCTGTTATCGTGTGACTGCTTGAATTGCTCGCTTAGTATCCTCGAGGGAATCCAGTCTCCTCGtcaggttgatatatatatatatatatatatatatatatatatatatatatatatatatatatatatatatatatatatatatatatatatatatatatatcttgttacgCAATTTTTTGGGTTAGTTTTGTGTTGTGGTCAGTTCGTCCAATTTGTCTTAAATAGCGTAGGtcatgtgtgtgtgcttttgcttacggtgtgtgtgtatatatatatatatatatatatatatatatatatatatatatatatatatagaatagatagatagatagatagatagatagatagatagatctagatagatagatagatagatatatatatatacataacttaatctgatttttctatatattataacagTGAAACAGGACATTATGGAACCATCTTCATCAGAGGACAGACCAATCAAAAATTTTCTTCAGTCTTTTTCCtcttctacttattattattattattattattattattattattatcattattattattattattattattattatcatcttgttCTTTGGCAGACAACTGTAGCTGCagcagggtcctcctgaagctcctcGTGCCTGGTTCTCACTGGGCGGTAGGGTCATGTAGCCTGAAGAAcgtatattttggaagaagaccctcttttaaacaaattctgttgaataaaatggcagaattcagcgaattaatcttatatattatcttttctatttttcttattactcgcttttctggctcagcgatacttcgcaataattgtccaatattcatattagggataatgctgaaagtggtattttattcagaacaggctttactaataaaaaaactggtattatcagaatactggtacaTGGGAAGGCGTTTCTCTGtttcagatcaagcaggggtcgtcgtcggtgttggtataattccataagagaggtcaatgtcgggccggggtcgtctctggtattaagctggtatagctctggcttatTGCGACGTTTCAATCTTCTCataggtcatcttcttggctggtttgaagtgaagagatggtgttgttgttgtttaagattaagctggctttatgccagcacgggctcttgcttaagAGCAGCCCTTAGGAAtgagagatggtgtctgcatgccgatatttatagcggctcgaatcctagagctgagttctcattggtcgagccggtctggggcgaagtctgggatctctcgtcgatggttgcagggatgcAGCCGTGCGAGCGCTCGAGTAGTGTATCGGGGAATGAATGTCAGGAGTCCTACCTGCggtaggaatcctatcatcccgctggtgctcctggatatttggATGGTCGTTTgctgctgatcttcgggcggcggtaaggaggagaaacgtttcttgggtaatgttcaagttaggtttctcctttcctatatggagggcttccaggattcgtaaacgtcggggatcggtggtttggtcaattatttcgatattaggtacaatatcgctcctttttattcttacgttatgggcagtcctggcggGATTATAAATGGCTACCTCTTGGGCGTGGCaagagattctcttggagaatcgcatggtggtcatgccaatgtatttgccgaggcatcctcggacgtgGCACGTGTACCAGTAGACCATGcttgtcttcttcaagggatcctgcagggggacCGCTGggttgttccttccctaagaagcccCCTATTCCTACCACTGCGGCCacatgtacacccagatcgacgggGTGGCGATGGTTCTCCCCTTGGAGTCCTCTTCGCCAATTTTTACATGGgcaccgtcgaagagagggtcttccagaattccagcaaaccaaGGATGTATGCCctgcgctacatcgatgacaccttcgtcagtcagcgccgactcccaggaagagatagagcagctgcaacGTGCATTTCATGATCACAGCTGCCTTTCCTTTACCAAAGAACACTGCtaagaccgccgcctccccttaCTCGGCGTCCTTCTCGAGCAGCACACCCGATTCTGCACGAACGTGTACACAAGGCGACGAACCTGGTAACGTGTCTGAACggagagagcgagtgccctgaaaaggtataagcactccaccatcagcgccttcgtcaggagggccctctcacaccgCTCTTCCTGGAGCGACACACATAGCCAACTGGAACGAACagccaggtcctcgtcgacaactgACACACTAATCGCGCCGTTGATGCTGTGATAGCAATGAAAGTTGAAGATTGGTACCTCCAGGAATCCCGCCCCGACatcccagagcccatcaagctttttcaCAAAGGGCGCTTTCACCGAAGGTATaaggaggacgagcaagccctcaaGACCATCATGGAGAGAAACGTAACCCCCACCAATCAGGACAAGaccattaatttattaatatattataaaacgaagaagacaagcagcctggtgatgaggaacaacccagcgacccccctgcaggatcccttgaagaagacgagcgtggtctaccgatacacgtgccccgtccgaggatgcctcggcaaatacatcggcatgaccaccatgcgattctccaagagaatctcctgccacgcccaagaggtagccatttataatcacgccaggactgcccataacgtaagaataaaaaggagcaaaattgtacctaatatcgaaataactgaccaaaccaccgatccccgacgtttacgaatcctggaagccctccatataggagaggagaaacctaacttgaacattacccgagaaacgtttctcctccctaccgccgcccgaagatcagcagcgaacgaccatccaaatatccaggagcaccagtgggatgataggattcctaccGCAGGTAGGACTCCTGACATTCATTCCCCGATACACTACTCGAGCGCTCGCACGGCTgcatccctgcaaccatcgacgagagatcccagacttcgcAAGCGCTCGCACGGCTGCATCCCTGCAACCATTGACGAGAGATCCCAGGCTTCGCCccagaccggcccgaccaatgagaacaCAGCTCTAGGATTTGAGCCGCTATATATATTGGCAttcagacaccatctcttcacttctaaccaaccaagaagatgacctacgagaagattgaaacgtcgcaataagggacgatcaatgaacgtaaaaaagtttgtattcattattgtttaccctcttttaatgattctctctctctctctctctctctctctctctctctctctctctctctcaatgtaagtcaagtaacgaagacggtgatgggattatcggattacttagctctcaaatcacaaattatctcctctctctttctctctctcatttgtagtgcattaatgtcgttaaatggctctctctctcctctctctctctctctctctctctctctctcctctctctctctatctcttgtcGGTAACTTTCATTTAACGTGAACAGAGATCTTGATTGGGTTCGTTTCTTTGTCCAATTActtttgcacggtgatacgaataagaaagtttctttcttttcattatgttactgcaaagacgcaacttgtatgtcagtgcgttatggctactgataaatgctcttatgatcctgtgtcttccaaaaaaagagtaaaaaagtaggaacttgtcagtttcttttttattaagtcCATTAGCAGGATCAAAATTCCGatgcaacattaccgggcagtacttcttcaacgttattttgtgcactggcagtcccgattgatttaagttattaaaaaaatcttgaggatattgatgataattttcatcatctattgtgtccgagctaaaatattcgcgactttctccggggaacagaaattatgtatgaaatatcgtgaagtaactaagtctacgggaataaccaaccTAACCCACTACAAAGGAGGgagttaggttggatgaaaccccattacaaaccatcttaggggtccttaccataaccctgccaagtttcatgcccatctgaccagccgtttgcgtgattgaatgacagacagacattacgcccattatagtatgatatgaatattggacaattatcgcgaagtatcgctgagccagaaaagcgagtaataagaaaaatagaaaaaataatatataagattaattcgctgaattctgccatttcattcaacagaatttgtttaaaagaatgTCTTCTTCCAAAAATATACGTTCTTCAGGCTACATGACCCTACCGCCCAGCGAGAACCAGGCATgaggagcttcaggaggaccctCCTGCAGCGACAATTGTCTGCCAAAGAACAAGAGAAGGACAgccatatattattatcattattattattattattattattattattatttattattattattatccttttgcCAACATGTTTCGACCTCCTCGCAGGTCATCATCGGGACGAGTTAGCAGTTCCTCCGCTAACCCGTCCCGAAGGTGACCTGCGAGGAGGTCGAAACATGTTGGCAAAAGGAGAATAATACCAGCAGAactagaaaatattattattaatgttaatattattattctcagGTTAAGTTTCGTCCGGAATGGCTACGCAGGAAATCGGCACTCAGCCTCCTGATCACGTCCCATTTCGCCCTCGTCTTCGGATCCGACATAGCCACCGCCTTCGAGAACCACCTGCAGGTATGGTCACCCTTCCAGCGTCATCCCTGACCCCTTCCAGATGAACCCCAGTTTCAGCTGAGGTAGTTTCTCTAAGCCCTTTGAAGACGACCGCTTGCATCGGTGAACTATATTGAGGACTGGCTACTTTCTGGGGGGCTCATAATGGTTTGGTTTCTTTGCTGGTATTATTTTTGATTTGAGGTGCAATATTGCACATTCGGTAGGTAAAagataatatgctttatttcgacCACTCAACGACCCTTCCCTCCTTCAGGTGGTGAGATGGATCGTGCAGAGCGTCTTCTTGAGCTGGGGACTCGTTCTCTGCATCACCTTCCTGTACGGTGGCGCCCACATCATCAAGCTGCTAAGGACCATCCCACAAAATGCCTTTCAAGAGGGAATGCAGAGTTGCTCCTCCGAGAATAACAAAGGTTCTATAAGTCGTTCCTCAGGTCTTCAGGTTCctcagagaaagacagagagatgaATAGTTAAACTCAATTCTATTAGCTGTTTCAAATGTTCCCCCTTTGCTTAAAGTACGAGCataggttttttttaaaaaggttaatctagaaattttaacttttaacatgTTTACAACTGgacatcttttaaaaataaacgaaaacatcCTTTGGACAACCAAGTTTATCTAAATAAAATGCATGAATACACTGTCTGTCCCCTCAGACTATTATCTGTATACAGAGTTTGTCCCTCTGTTTTCTGTTAACAGAGTAACTGTTCActttttctgttacagaaaaccTTGTCccgttttctcttacagaaaaaacTTCTCCCGTTTTCTGTTACGGACAAGTTCCCCCGTTTTCTGTTATTGACAACTTGCCATTGGTTCGAAGCCTTGTAgctagtaaataagtaaaaaaaaaaaaacaagttcagATGATGAAAAAAGCCTAttcattcaacatttataaattacagaaGACCCCAAAAAGCAAAGCTTGTCAACAGCAGAATCCGCAAATCGATGTTTTTTCTAAAAGATAAAAGTGTCACGAAAACGTAAACAAAGACGTGACTCGCCCCCAACCCCATTTTCTCCAATCCCATTTTTGTgagagaattcttcttcttctccttttccgaCTCGACAGGCATCCTACAGCTGGCCCTCTTGGCCCAGTGCAACAACATAGCCTCCTCTGTCCTCACAGCCGCTGCGGCCACGAGTCAGTCCGCCACAGCGGCCACTTCCCCGGCTCACGCGACGACAGTTTCCTCCACACCTTCGCCACAGCCAATGACACCAAAGATTCGAATCACCGACGAGTTTGACCAGACGTTCTCCTACGGGTCTGACATAGCCGCTGCGgggtgttcctcctcctcctcctcctcccgccccTCCTCCTCTGCGAATTCCTCCTCCGCTGCTGCTACGGCTGCTGCTCTACTGCTGCAGTCTGCTGCCGCTGCGGAATCAGGTGACTCTACTGTAGCTTTCCTCACGGTCTACATGACACAGAAGATCAcagcaagttatatatatatatatatatatatatatatatatatatataatatatataatatatatatatattatatatatatatatatatatatatatatatatatatatatatatatgactggtaaaaatgttctgttacaacagaattccatcaaacaAAAGGAGCTCACAAAAACTGCCAAAACATAGAAAAAAGTAAgaactatattccagagactgctgtctctctcttcaggtaggtaatgaacgagaaaagttacagaataggcagtatttataccaagagatccacccacaggtagccgttatcagcgggggtgacctagtaAAACGGCTGTagctggatctcttggtataaataccgcctttgctgtaacttttcccattcatttcttgcttgaagagagagagagagagagagagagagacaataggctctgaaatatagcacttactttctatatattggcgtttttgtgggctcTTTTTACTagacatacaagtatatatatatatatatatatatatatatatatatatatatatatatatatatatatataatgtatatacgtcTCAACAGTGCATAGTTATAATCACAGGCAAAAATGAGACCACACCAACTACCAGCagacacaatttaaaaaaatcaattcaatagTCAACACGTATGAGACTTAAATAGGGCTGACGTCACGTTACTAGTCAGGATTGGCATTAGAAGTGTATTgtattgtctctactttgtatattccatgtatatggaatATTATTATCAAGCTTAGGATAAGGAAATTGCAAAACTAATCTTTAAAATgtgattgatttaaaaaaaattattaaataaccaACAAGTATGGTACGTAAATAGGTATGACGTCACGTCACTAGTCAGGGTTGAAATTAGAAGTCTAAAGTTTAGGATAAAGAAATTGTACGACTAAATAACTAAGCTGTGATTGCTTTTAACAAGAGGTTTAAATGTTAATGAACTTATCCAGGGACACATATGCTAAGCTCTTTGGGAACAAATTTCAtagaaaatgataacaataataataattacaactgTAATAATAACATTGATAACACTGAAAATCAAAACATTAATAACATAATCTTACATCATATTCACCATCCTTTCAAAAAAATAAGTTCCTAGTAGCTGTTGAAAATGGCTGACACAACTTCTAAATAGCGAGTCACAGCTATAGAGTGTCTAATCCTTAAATAATGAGCCCCATTTGGTATTATGACAATAGTTAGCCACTTTATATAAATCTATTCATGTCCTATATCTTCTTATGTTCCCCTTAATTGTCACCAATGATATATTCATTATTTCCCAATTACCATACTTCATTGAATAATTAAAACAACCCTTTAAACcctgttttgttatttttgttttataaaaaaaactgttaattcTCTTAAAAAACAATTTTGATTGAAACATCtgtctaaaattaaaattaaattattcacgtcgatgtttgttaaaaaaaaaaaaaaaaaaaaagctcaaagacatatatatactgCATGTGATGCTAATTTTTTGTGTTCCAGTCACGTCCTAATGTTCAGAAGTCATTGTTTAGacaaatatataagaattttgaaAGGTAAGATTCAAAAGTAAATATTTGGTGGGTATTTGACTTCCAGATAACGTTGAAAAGGCAGAGTTTCTATGATAACTTCTGCCTATACATTTTTAAACAGTTATACTActattatagttatattttaaTGTACGTGACTGAATATATGTTGCAGTCAAAATAGTATGGACGAGgaaaaaatttagtaaaaatgataatattcTATTTGCtgaggtttttatatttttagagatttttctttaatttgtagATAACTGAAAACCTTGCTTTCTCTtgaatcatttttttcatttctagggACTGTGACTCAGCCTCTGGGGCTGTCTACAATAGTGGGTATCAGTGGTCCTTACTTAACTACGAAGCATCTAACATAAGAGGGTCCAAGAAAGTTTATAGTAGTCTTCCATTAAAATATTTACCGTtttcttcttatatattttcaaagaaagtgTAAAATATTGTATGATATACTAAGATATATTCTAATTTTCATAACAGCGTTTGGTTGTTGACAGGTATTaaggaataaaataatgaaatctaTCGATGGAAACAAATAATATgaactaaaatgtaaaaaaagtgaATCGGTTTGCGTTTGGTTTATACTAGTCATAAAGATAGTATTTCATGAATTATGTTGTTCTTGTGCATTTTCTTATGTCCAGTGTAAGGCAGAATTCTTGGCCCATTGAACTGActgaaaatttgtaattttttccccCAGAAAAGAAACATTACAATATGAGCACTCTACCCCaggtacatatattaaaaaagtttACCTCGAAAGTTTTCAGTTTTCTTAGCTAGTTTTACAACTAATTTTAAAACTGTATACTTTGTTCAACGAAGGGTTTTGAAGGACATTCTAAATCTTTGGAAGTCTGAATAGTTTTCCCtgaaagattccttgcttttgacCATTTGAGTTGATATACCTGTGCTGGTAAATCATTCAATGAGAGGAATTGAGACTTCAACTCGGAAATGGAATAAAAAGTAGCTGTAGGAAGTAACAGTTTGAAATAGAGTTGAAAAGAGACGTTTGATTATGTATTTCAGCGTCAACTTACTTACTGTAGACGAATTTGGTTGAGTCTGCGGTAAAATATAAGGaagatataaggaaaataatcagttcCTTACACTACTGCAATTGCAGAGGTAGAAAAAATGGCAGTATGATGAAGGTATACATTGTCAGTTATTTTATATATCCTCGAATTTTCTGATAATCTACGATAGTCTAATCATTCTACCAGGTGGTCTAAGTTTAGTACTATCATTTTTCAGGTGGGAGGAGCTTTGACGTTTCCCCTGGAAACATCacagaggaagaagacgaagatgttGCTGTCGAATTGGGCAAAACCTCTGCAGGAGGAGCCAAGGGCAAGGGCTCCAAAGCAGACCACTCTGGCAATAACCACAAGCAACACCACAAtggtcaccaccaccaccaccaccacaaccagcAACACCAGCCCTCGACTTCCTCCTCGACCATCGTATGGAAAAGTGAGACTAagaaaacctcctcctcctcctcctcctcctctcccatcGGTGGCGAGGGGTCGAAAAACACGGAGGCGAAGGATTACAAAAGTGCGCGAAAGGGCTCCCACGCGAATTTCCAGGGGAAGAAGTCGGAGAACACGAAGTTGGGCGACATTATCATAAAAGTCGAGGAGGTGGACGGCGGCGATAACGACCACTCGCACGACGAGGAGACCAAACTCATGATAGACGATGACGATGAGGACGATCACAAAGACCAGAGTCATAGTGGCGGGAAAGAGAGTGGCGGTGACGCGAAGGGGACGGAGCCCAAGAGAAAAGAGCGAGTGAAGGAAATCAGTAAGTTCAAAAAGTACGACAGCCTTCGGGTAAAGAAGGGCATGTGCAACATTCAGTCGGTGAAGTCGTTGGACTCCCTCCTCCTGGCGGACAACAGCGGAGGGAAATCGGGCTACGGCAACAGTGGGGACACTGTGCGGAGGGGCAGTTACACGGAGGGCGTGACCAACTGCACCAAAGCCCCGATCAGCAAGAGAAAGGAGAGCCTGCCCAATGGCGACTTCGCCAAGACCCACCTCAAACCCGACGGGGAGGGGAAGGTCGTCCCCAAGCGAAAGAAAAGCCTGACGTGGTCGGAGGACACGCAGACGATCGAGTGCCCTCCCAAGGAGGCGAAGACGCCCTCCCGGAAAAACAGCAGCACTCACGAGGACTGTGATAAAATCCCGAGAGACAATCACAGAAAGTCTAGCGTCTCGTCGAGACGGAACAGCCGCACCTATGGTAGCGAGAAGTGTAGAGTTAGGAACAATCGAGCGAACGAGTTCAGTGACCTCATCGTCATgggaggaggggtaggaggagggcCCGGGGGGAGGCGGCGGAGCAGCACCGTCTCCTCCTGCTCCATGAGGAAGGGGAGTGAGCAGTGGCAGACGACCCTGGCCTTCCCCCACCACCAGAAGGAGCACCGGAGCCTCAGTGTCTCCTCCGCCGTCGGTCCTGGGGCCAGTGGCTCCCGCCGGAGTAGCAGGAAGAGCCTCAGGGACGACGCTGAGGTGGAAGCTCTCCTAGACCGATCTCCCGGGGGGCAGGACTTAACGTTAGCGTCGATTTTAAATCACATAGCGTACGTCAATCAGGCTGCGTCAGCTTCCAAACTGCCAAGACCCATCAAGGACTCCAGAAAAGCGCAGGTTCAGCAGGTAGGTTGATTGGTTCTTTTAGGCCTATGtgccttccaaaggaattttCCCGTACACAAAattcatattccatttcattaagGTAATAAAAAGTTGCATATTCACTTGATCAGAGTACTAGGAACGTTATTATTAAGTCTGTCCTTTctgatatataattttatcaaaatcacTTAAACTTTATTGCAATTTTCAAACTTATCCTTTATGATCATTCATCTAATTGCATTCTGAAAGTTTAGAGATATCAACAGATACTTGAAACTGAGTTAAAGAACTTCACTCGCTACCActgacaaattattttaaaacttttattattattcagaagatgaaccctatccatgtggaacaagcccaccacagggggccactgacctgaaaatcaaacttccaaagagtataatgatgttcatttgaaagaagttacaagatcgtgaaatttaatttataaaaagtGATTAATTGCATGGaactttagaaataattttttgcagGCTATTTTGAATATAAGCAAATGTAAACTTACTTAGCTAAAGTTGTACCCACAATAGAAAACAGTTATTGAACAGAttaatttcaagttcattctGACCTTATTCAAGATTTacaatattttgttaattttaaggGTCCCTTTCTctcctttaaataatcaagatCCTTTATGCAGAGGTCTCTttgtccctattattattattttttttatttttatttttttgctctatcacagtcctccaattcgactgggtggtatttatagtgtggggttccgggttgcatcctgcctccttaggagtccatcacttttcttactatgtgtgccgtttctag encodes:
- the LOC135227053 gene encoding uncharacterized protein LOC135227053 isoform X1 — protein: MENSTACDQALNFTLCWSDDAGGVVGLSTQVTEGGSGKGAGGPAGGGDEEGVEEGVVGVVVVGGGGRGRVGGAGVGGAGGVGGGSGGVLLGISSTDESWQSIREELQWAFPVHIYGFSCLFFMLAFYTFFSILNLRSQISSRPFMSTINVFLCVLGVTRAACFLIEPYTSGQVMPGFLGSFMWDVGFPCILSAFSLIQLAFSQLTQVKFRPEWLRRKSALSLLITSHFALVFGSDIATAFENHLQVVRWIVQSVFLSWGLVLCITFLYGGAHIIKLLRTIPQNAFQEGMQSCSSENNKGILQLALLAQCNNIASSVLTAAAATSQSATAATSPAHATTVSSTPSPQPMTPKIRITDEFDQTFSYGSDIAAAGCSSSSSSSRPSSSANSSSAAATAAALLLQSAAAAESGGRSFDVSPGNITEEEDEDVAVELGKTSAGGAKGKGSKADHSGNNHKQHHNGHHHHHHHNQQHQPSTSSSTIVWKSETKKTSSSSSSSSPIGGEGSKNTEAKDYKSARKGSHANFQGKKSENTKLGDIIIKVEEVDGGDNDHSHDEETKLMIDDDDEDDHKDQSHSGGKESGGDAKGTEPKRKERVKEISKFKKYDSLRVKKGMCNIQSVKSLDSLLLADNSGGKSGYGNSGDTVRRGSYTEGVTNCTKAPISKRKESLPNGDFAKTHLKPDGEGKVVPKRKKSLTWSEDTQTIECPPKEAKTPSRKNSSTHEDCDKIPRDNHRKSSVSSRRNSRTYGSEKCRVRNNRANEFSDLIVMGGGVGGGPGGRRRSSTVSSCSMRKGSEQWQTTLAFPHHQKEHRSLSVSSAVGPGASGSRRSSRKSLRDDAEVEALLDRSPGGQDLTLASILNHIAYVNQAASASKLPRPIKDSRKAQVQQVLIVTYVTAVLGTVLSLALVYRVYGYFSSGVGSATAAAAAAAVLPNPPWLWFTYESGCRFLEFLMGCAMANITRQPLNSTVTRRHSQYHPNSLRLKQRSSLYNI
- the LOC135227053 gene encoding uncharacterized protein LOC135227053 isoform X2, coding for MENSTACDQALNFTLCWSDDAGGVVGLSTQVTEGGSGKGAGGPAGGGDEEGVEEGVVGVVVVGGGGRGRVGGAGVGGAGGVGGGSGGVLLGISSTDESWQSIREELQWAFPVHIYGFSCLFFMLAFYTFFSILNLRSQISSRPFMSTINVFLCVLGVTRAACFLIEPYTSGQVMPGFLGSFMWDVGFPCILSAFSLIQLAFSQLTQVKFRPEWLRRKSALSLLITSHFALVFGSDIATAFENHLQVVRWIVQSVFLSWGLVLCITFLYGGAHIIKLLRTIPQNAFQEGMQSCSSENNKGGRSFDVSPGNITEEEDEDVAVELGKTSAGGAKGKGSKADHSGNNHKQHHNGHHHHHHHNQQHQPSTSSSTIVWKSETKKTSSSSSSSSPIGGEGSKNTEAKDYKSARKGSHANFQGKKSENTKLGDIIIKVEEVDGGDNDHSHDEETKLMIDDDDEDDHKDQSHSGGKESGGDAKGTEPKRKERVKEISKFKKYDSLRVKKGMCNIQSVKSLDSLLLADNSGGKSGYGNSGDTVRRGSYTEGVTNCTKAPISKRKESLPNGDFAKTHLKPDGEGKVVPKRKKSLTWSEDTQTIECPPKEAKTPSRKNSSTHEDCDKIPRDNHRKSSVSSRRNSRTYGSEKCRVRNNRANEFSDLIVMGGGVGGGPGGRRRSSTVSSCSMRKGSEQWQTTLAFPHHQKEHRSLSVSSAVGPGASGSRRSSRKSLRDDAEVEALLDRSPGGQDLTLASILNHIAYVNQAASASKLPRPIKDSRKAQVQQVLIVTYVTAVLGTVLSLALVYRVYGYFSSGVGSATAAAAAAAVLPNPPWLWFTYESGCRFLEFLMGCAMANITRQPLNSTVTRRHSQYHPNSLRLKQRSSLYNI